A part of Gemmatimonas groenlandica genomic DNA contains:
- a CDS encoding type II toxin-antitoxin system VapC family toxin, which yields MRVLLDTHVLIWWDSGARLSAAAMKAIRSADDVFVSSASAWELAIKSSLGKISGTRTVAAAAAASAFTELPVLFRHAEAAARLPWHHRDPFDRMLIAQAQVEGLVVISRDQFFTPYDLKLIRA from the coding sequence GTGCGCGTGCTCCTGGATACGCATGTGCTGATCTGGTGGGATTCTGGCGCGCGTCTCTCGGCGGCCGCGATGAAGGCCATCAGGAGTGCCGACGACGTGTTCGTCAGCAGTGCGTCGGCGTGGGAACTCGCGATCAAGTCGTCGCTCGGCAAAATCAGCGGTACCCGCACCGTGGCCGCCGCCGCTGCGGCGTCGGCATTTACCGAGTTGCCCGTCCTGTTCCGGCACGCCGAGGCCGCCGCACGTCTGCCGTGGCATCATCGGGATCCCTTCGACCGGATGCTGATCGCGCAGGCGCAGGTCGAAGGGCTGGTCGTCATCTCACGGGACCAATTCTTCACGCCGTACGACCTCAAGCTCATCCGTGCGTAG